The window AATGCCCCAAAAAATAAAGATAGTTTTGTTTTAATACTCTTAAATTGCAATATATGCACCCTCTCTTATTAAAGATTATTAGTCGTAATTACATTTATTTTGTATATTTATGTCTTTTATATTTGTAATTGTATAATGAAAGATCCTCTTTTCATACTTTTTTGATAAAAATGTCCCAGCCACGGTTGTGACATTTTTATGTTTACCCATCGTACAATTTGGTTATATAATTATTACAACTCTGACTACATACTGATTTTATAGGGAGAAAAATAACGATATGGTAACAAACATGAAATTTGGTGAATGTCTTCATTTTTTACTTTCTACTTTGGATATTAGTATCAACCGATTATCCAAAGCTATAAATATAGATAGATCACTTGTTAACCGTTGGATTAATGAAAAAAGAACGCCTTCATATAACACAACCTACATTGAAAGTATTTCGGAATACCTTTCAAATAGTATTCTAAATTCTTTTCAAGAGCAGCATTTAAACGAGCTTTTCTTACGAGTATGTGGAGACAGTGAAAGAGAAATTAGCATAAAAGATAAAATAAAGAAGATATTATTGCAATCACAAGGTTATTCTATCGAATGTAAAAAGAAGGCAGTAAAAGAAAGTAAAGCTCACTCAATTAGCAAAAAAGAAATCTCCAATTTTTTGGATAACTATCAATTTGGTTTTGAAGTAGATGGTAATATTAGAAGTAGTAATCCTGCATTGACTACATATAATCCTAATTTCTGCATAAATATGTCAAGTGAAGATAAAGTAATTATTGGACGTAAAAATGTTTTATCTGCAGGTATTTCTTTGCTCGAAGCTGCTGCAAACCAGAAGTGCAATAATAACAATACGATCTATATTTCATTTAATAATGAGTTGGACATAAACTATGATAGTGGCTTAATTCATTTGAGAAATGCTGTATTAGAAGCTATAAATAACGGCTGGAATGTACTGTTTTTATTGAGATTGAATAATAATATTAATAGAACAATAAGATTTATCAATTTCTCAAAATTGCTTATAAATACTGGGAAATTCCACCCATATTATTTAAAGAAATATGACATTTTTACTACAGATAAAGAGTTCATTATCGTTCCAGAAATAGGAGCATTATTTTGCTTATCGGACAAATTATGTTCAGGAGTTGATACCGCTTTTTATTATAAAAACAATGTTGCTGTTAATATTTTCAGGAATTACTTTAATAATATTCTTACGACTTATGCCCATCCCCTCGCAAAGTATTATTCGCAGGATAATGCTATTGAATATGGTTATTGTATGGCTGAAAGCGAAGAGAGTATAGGTAATAGGGTTCTGTACAAATATGACTTTAGTATTTTGACGCTACCAGAAAATTTATATTCAAAACTCTTACAAAGAAAAAACCTTTCACATGATGAAATACTAACGTCATTGGAATTTTACACAAGACGATTGAAGGCATTTTTGTCAAATATTCATATTTATGAGTATACGGACATCTTCTCGATAGATTGTATTAATAATCTAATCAAATATAGAAAGTTTTACTTTTATTACCATAATGGGGTTGAGATAATTAATTTAGAAGTCCAAGACGTTATTGAACTTTTACAGAATATTATTAGACTACTTGAAAAGTATAATAATTATAATATTACATTTATGTCGCAAAATCCTGATAAAACTATACAATGCTTTAATTTCTGCTGCATAGTTAAAGAAAAGAAAGCCGTAACGCTGGAATCATACGAGCCTTCAAAAACCATGCCCAAAGTACGGTTATCTGTTGAAGAGCCTATGCTTGTTAAAGCCTTTGAAGAATATTTTAAGGAAATTTGGGATCAGATTGCCCCCATAAATAAAGATAAAAAGGAGATTATCAATTGGTTGCAATGCCAGCTTAATTTGCTTAAAAATAAAAATTGGTAAAGGAAATGACTTTCGTAGCTATTTTAATACATCCTTCTGCGTCTTCTTTACTGACAAAAGAGGATCCTCTGCGGGGTATTTGGCCTCAATATAATATGTATTTACAAAAGCCATGTCTTTAGTAAATTCACTTAAAGCCCTATCATAGGCTACAGCCTTTTTACAGAGCTTAACCAAATTGTGCCCTTCTTGTAACTCTCCAGTAGCATTTATAAGAAATCCTTTTAAGTATTTCTCGATAGCCTGCTGGCAATGAAAACACACTATCCCGTTGTCAGCATTATGCTCTAAAAGAATTTCAGCACTTCTCATATCTTTTTGGTCATTTCAAACCACTCTTTATGCTTAACTGTAACTGAATCAACCAACCAAGCTCACTCCAGTTCTCTTAATGATATTTGCAAAGTTTGCCTTATCGTCCTTATATCTCGACCACTCTGAAGGTGTGTATATAACTATATCTAAATCCACACCATATTCTATATTGACAAGCATCTCTCTTAATGTTTGTCTTTTATCTTGTGTCTCCAGAATTACGCAAATATCTATATCGCTTCCATGCTCAACTAAACCCTTTACATATGAGCCGAAAAGGATGACATCAGTAGGATGATATTTTTAATAATTTGATTTTTCATATTCTCAATCTCATCACCAAATTGACACATCTTATCACTATATTATTTCAAATTATTACCTATTCCACGCCCGTTATATCTTACCTACCTTTCATTGTCCAACTCAAGCAAATTCATATTTTTTAGTTCATATAAGTATTCTGTCCGAATTCCAGCTTTCTTTAGAATTCTCCATTCTGCTATGTCTTCTCCTTCTTTTTTCATTTTCCTTACCGCCCAACAAATCCTCCGCAGGCGGAATTCCGAATCTGCCTCGGCAACAGACTTGATATAAGCATTGGTTCTCGGGAGTTTCTCCATATGTTGTTGCAGGATCGCCCGAAGCCCCAACGATTTACCAATACTCGATGTGCATATCCGTATTGGTTTCTCCTCGGAATTCCTCATTTCTTCTACAAGTTCCTGCACCTGCTGGCATATATCCAAATCCCGCTTCTCCCAGTCCACCCGTGTATTGACATAAACCTTCTTCCGAGCTGGAGAATGTTCATCCATCCATTTCCGATCGTTGTGGTACAGCCAAGCATATGTTCCTCGATTCATAAGACGCAGTTCCTTTTTCCCTTTATGTGGATTCTCATGTTGGAGCTGTAACCACATTTCCCGATGCTGCTCACGGATTTTATTTTCTTCCATTTCCGTATTAAGCTTCTCTGCTTTGGCATCAATTCGATTTTCCTCCTCCTTTCTATTCTCCCAGAAGGTTTCAATACCCAGTCGTTTCGCATGTTTTTTCACAGTCGCAGGGTCTACACCCATCAGTCTGGCAGTTTCCCGTAAGCTGTGCTTTTCAGCTACAACCGCTTTAAGCTTCGATTCCCACACATGCCCAAATGTTCTGATCCTTCCAAACGTATATCGATCCGTATCGGCCTTATCTGGTCCACTACGGGTATAAACAAATCCGCAGCCACAGGCGAAAATGCCCAGCGGCCTCTTATTATCTGCATTGTATTGTACTTTCACCGTTCCAATTATGGGTTCAAGATAGTGATCTGCCGCCAGGTTTAGGCATGGCCATGGTCCCGAGCCAAACGGCGAATACTCAAACTTTCTAAAAAACAAGTCTTTCATTGATATGCCAAGAAAGCCTATGAACAGCAGATGTCTGATTGGATGGGCAGCTTTTTCCTTACTGTACAGCATATCGGTCAGCCAGTTGCTATCACCAAATATTTTGATCGGCGATTGAAGCAGTTGAAGAAATTCAGCTCCATAAAACTCCAGAAAATCTGATAATAGCTTCTTCTTCCTCAATGTTCCGTTCGCTGACGCATATCCTTTTGTTTTCAAAATCTCACGATATTGAAACTTGAACCATTCCAGTTCTCGGTTCGGTAACGACAGGTCTATCAAGCATTGTGACAAGTCCGTCAACGTCCTTAAATGCTGTTGGATTTCTGGCTTAAGGTCTTTGACCTCACTCTTGGGACAGTTTTCTGGAGATGCCGATATATATTCATGCTTGTTAATTCCTATACATGGGACTATACTGTCAAGAAGCTGGATTTTGTGGATAGGGCATAATAAAAATGGAACTT of the Ruminiclostridium papyrosolvens DSM 2782 genome contains:
- a CDS encoding helix-turn-helix domain-containing protein, translating into MVTNMKFGECLHFLLSTLDISINRLSKAINIDRSLVNRWINEKRTPSYNTTYIESISEYLSNSILNSFQEQHLNELFLRVCGDSEREISIKDKIKKILLQSQGYSIECKKKAVKESKAHSISKKEISNFLDNYQFGFEVDGNIRSSNPALTTYNPNFCINMSSEDKVIIGRKNVLSAGISLLEAAANQKCNNNNTIYISFNNELDINYDSGLIHLRNAVLEAINNGWNVLFLLRLNNNINRTIRFINFSKLLINTGKFHPYYLKKYDIFTTDKEFIIVPEIGALFCLSDKLCSGVDTAFYYKNNVAVNIFRNYFNNILTTYAHPLAKYYSQDNAIEYGYCMAESEESIGNRVLYKYDFSILTLPENLYSKLLQRKNLSHDEILTSLEFYTRRLKAFLSNIHIYEYTDIFSIDCINNLIKYRKFYFYYHNGVEIINLEVQDVIELLQNIIRLLEKYNNYNITFMSQNPDKTIQCFNFCCIVKEKKAVTLESYEPSKTMPKVRLSVEEPMLVKAFEEYFKEIWDQIAPINKDKKEIINWLQCQLNLLKNKNW
- a CDS encoding HEPN domain-containing protein; the encoded protein is MRSAEILLEHNADNGIVCFHCQQAIEKYLKGFLINATGELQEGHNLVKLCKKAVAYDRALSEFTKDMAFVNTYYIEAKYPAEDPLLSVKKTQKDVLK
- a CDS encoding nucleotidyltransferase domain-containing protein, whose translation is MLFGSYVKGLVEHGSDIDICVILETQDKRQTLREMLVNIEYGVDLDIVIYTPSEWSRYKDDKANFANIIKRTGVSLVG
- a CDS encoding TnsD family Tn7-like transposition protein; amino-acid sequence: MLSFFPTPYPDELLYSVFARYHVRAGNKSYKMTMGELFNSQTASAIVDLPCNIRNLVGNMPPKSLYNAEELIREHTLFPFYTAFLPPERAKQIYNSMLGSRGGDIYTRAGIMANGISANRYLKFCPACASEALQQHGEMYWHRIHQVPFLLCPIHKIQLLDSIVPCIGINKHEYISASPENCPKSEVKDLKPEIQQHLRTLTDLSQCLIDLSLPNRELEWFKFQYREILKTKGYASANGTLRKKKLLSDFLEFYGAEFLQLLQSPIKIFGDSNWLTDMLYSKEKAAHPIRHLLFIGFLGISMKDLFFRKFEYSPFGSGPWPCLNLAADHYLEPIIGTVKVQYNADNKRPLGIFACGCGFVYTRSGPDKADTDRYTFGRIRTFGHVWESKLKAVVAEKHSLRETARLMGVDPATVKKHAKRLGIETFWENRKEEENRIDAKAEKLNTEMEENKIREQHREMWLQLQHENPHKGKKELRLMNRGTYAWLYHNDRKWMDEHSPARKKVYVNTRVDWEKRDLDICQQVQELVEEMRNSEEKPIRICTSSIGKSLGLRAILQQHMEKLPRTNAYIKSVAEADSEFRLRRICWAVRKMKKEGEDIAEWRILKKAGIRTEYLYELKNMNLLELDNER